The following are encoded in a window of Roseimicrobium gellanilyticum genomic DNA:
- a CDS encoding fumarylacetoacetate hydrolase family protein, translating to MIIYKTHAGPVLELDEKCFIIDVPSWDELLNKEDLPEWLRHQASKGIVTDGVTHQELLPPIGTQEVWASGVTYFRSKTARMEESKDAGGATFYDKVYEADRPEIFFKATPQRVVGPHGVLHRRKDSKWIVPEPELTLVINKAGKIIGYTCGNDLSCRDIEGENPLYLPQAKVFKNCAALGPGILIAEKPLAETTSIACDIIRDCEKVFSSETTLAQMKRDLEELAGWLYKEESFPVGCFMMTGTGIVPPDDFCLQTDDEVRIRIEGIGELVNRMD from the coding sequence ATGATCATCTACAAGACCCACGCCGGACCGGTGCTCGAGCTCGATGAAAAGTGCTTCATCATCGATGTCCCGAGCTGGGATGAGCTTCTGAACAAGGAAGACCTTCCCGAGTGGCTCCGTCATCAGGCCTCGAAGGGCATTGTGACCGATGGCGTCACGCATCAGGAGTTGCTCCCGCCCATCGGCACCCAGGAGGTATGGGCCAGTGGCGTGACCTATTTCCGCAGCAAGACGGCGCGCATGGAGGAGTCCAAGGACGCAGGGGGGGCCACCTTCTATGACAAGGTGTACGAAGCCGACCGTCCCGAAATCTTCTTCAAGGCCACACCGCAGCGCGTCGTGGGACCGCATGGCGTCCTGCATCGTCGCAAGGACTCGAAGTGGATCGTCCCCGAGCCGGAACTCACGCTGGTGATCAACAAGGCCGGCAAAATCATCGGCTACACCTGTGGCAATGACTTGAGCTGCCGGGACATCGAGGGCGAGAATCCACTCTACCTCCCGCAGGCCAAGGTCTTCAAGAATTGTGCGGCCCTGGGCCCAGGCATCCTGATTGCAGAGAAGCCATTGGCAGAGACGACCTCCATCGCATGCGACATCATCCGTGATTGCGAAAAGGTCTTCTCCAGCGAAACCACGCTCGCGCAGATGAAACGGGATCTCGAAGAGCTCGCGGGCTGGCTCTACAAGGAGGAATCCTTCCCTGTGGGTTGCTTCATGATGACTGGCACCGGCATTGTGCCACCCGATGATTTCTGCCTGCAGACCGATGACGAGGTGCGCATCCGCATTGAGGGCATCGGCGAGCTGGTGAACCGGATGGACTAG
- a CDS encoding DUF4282 domain-containing protein gives MPLPMDETNPQISEARPEEKKDILDALLDLSFRTAITPKIARWLYIMGLVISGLLAARWVLAAFSVGQGGGLFAGVVAIFFAPILFVIYALITRVALEVVLAVFSIAESLKNIERRKL, from the coding sequence ATGCCGCTCCCCATGGATGAGACCAATCCCCAAATCTCCGAAGCACGCCCCGAGGAAAAGAAGGACATACTTGATGCCCTGCTGGACCTCTCCTTCCGCACGGCCATCACGCCGAAGATTGCCCGCTGGCTCTACATCATGGGCCTGGTGATTTCCGGTCTTCTGGCGGCGAGGTGGGTGCTTGCCGCCTTCAGTGTGGGCCAGGGTGGCGGTCTCTTCGCAGGGGTGGTGGCGATCTTTTTCGCCCCCATTCTCTTCGTCATCTACGCCCTCATCACCCGTGTGGCGCTGGAGGTCGTGCTTGCCGTTTTTTCCATTGCAGAGTCACTCAAGAACATCGAGCGCCGGAAGCTGTAG
- a CDS encoding zinc-dependent metalloprotease, whose protein sequence is MNALSSYLVGMLATVATVVALGQNAAPTPAPAPSPAPAPAAPPKPSEPAPAPAPEVRKAETANKPKVAAPATAPEKKAEENKPATAKPAPAPAPAAEVAKPQQPAPAPAPAPGLPAPPQPPGARKPEADNQAKTKDIAAQPKPVPANPEPPKKKTIEEVTKNCEDDKGLFRVYRDKDNGTVFLYIKKKQLDQEFIYFSHTVDGVVGAGRNRGQFGDETVFTMHRNYEKVEFVGRNTAYYFDPEHPLARAARANVSDAVLALEPIVAENDEGILINAGNLFLRETLRQVKPSSGNDGKSLLGKLSETKTKFTRTKSFSRNTLFVVEYVYENPSPPRRDDEKSAQDVTDPRYVSVKVQHTLIAMPENDYQPRFDDPRVGYFMTQLTDQTSTEATPWRDFIHRWHLVKKDPNAPVSEPMEPITWWIENTTPHEFRPIIMEAGLKWNQSFEKIGFKNAVVIKEQPDNAEWDADDIDYNVLRWTSSPKPPFGGYGPSFVNPRTGQILGSDIMLEFAFVKNRIFARRLWSEVGIVGTDAAQGGGEDEHACMAGNLTQQGLMFGTNMMRLRKADQVDFDAMIKESLTQLILHELGHTLGLNHNFRASQMLSPADLQKRELTQKTALSGSVMDYMPMNLGPDKAHQGQYYITDPGPYDHWAIEYGYSVAAPDAEGEKQRLAAIAGRSHEPQLAFANDADDMRGAGKAIDPRAMIYDMSSDQITYGTQRCELVRQATGKLLEEYPKDGTSWQELTNAYVSLTSDAGNALAAISRYVGGVYVERPFVGQVKQGAPQPLRPVEAEKQRAAMQTLAKYAFAPDAWTAPEVLISHMQQQRRGFDFRSEGEDPKLHERALKIQRGLLDHLMHVNTQNRILDSSLYGNKYPLHEVMWDLTKAIIHGEGERGEISTQRQNLQIDYVDRLLGIVQGRGHLPAVQSVALAQLRQIQTYFTALQVKAPAANIAHIEFVKYKIARGLDEQGR, encoded by the coding sequence ATGAACGCGCTCTCTTCCTACCTCGTGGGCATGCTGGCCACGGTGGCTACCGTGGTTGCCCTTGGGCAAAACGCAGCCCCGACCCCGGCCCCGGCACCTTCTCCTGCGCCAGCCCCTGCTGCTCCCCCCAAACCCTCCGAGCCCGCCCCAGCCCCCGCGCCTGAAGTTCGCAAGGCGGAAACGGCGAACAAGCCCAAGGTGGCCGCTCCCGCCACCGCACCCGAGAAGAAGGCTGAGGAAAACAAGCCAGCCACCGCCAAGCCAGCGCCAGCACCCGCTCCTGCTGCCGAAGTCGCAAAGCCCCAGCAGCCAGCACCCGCCCCTGCACCAGCACCCGGCCTTCCCGCTCCTCCCCAGCCACCCGGTGCGCGCAAACCAGAAGCGGACAACCAGGCGAAGACCAAGGACATTGCCGCCCAGCCCAAGCCGGTGCCTGCCAACCCTGAGCCTCCGAAGAAGAAGACGATCGAAGAGGTCACCAAGAATTGCGAAGACGACAAAGGTCTTTTCCGTGTGTACCGCGACAAGGACAACGGTACCGTCTTCCTCTACATCAAGAAGAAGCAACTCGACCAGGAGTTCATCTACTTCTCCCATACCGTGGATGGTGTCGTGGGTGCCGGCAGGAATCGCGGTCAGTTTGGCGATGAGACCGTGTTCACCATGCATCGCAACTATGAGAAGGTGGAGTTCGTTGGCCGCAACACCGCATATTACTTCGATCCTGAGCATCCGCTGGCTCGCGCGGCACGTGCCAATGTGAGCGATGCCGTGCTCGCCTTGGAGCCCATTGTGGCGGAGAACGACGAGGGCATCCTCATCAACGCGGGCAATCTCTTCCTGCGTGAAACACTCCGCCAGGTGAAGCCCAGCTCGGGCAACGATGGCAAGTCCCTTCTCGGCAAGCTTTCCGAAACAAAAACGAAGTTCACCCGCACCAAGTCCTTCTCGCGGAACACCCTCTTCGTCGTGGAGTACGTGTATGAGAATCCTTCGCCGCCCAGACGTGATGATGAAAAGTCTGCGCAGGACGTGACGGACCCGCGGTACGTGAGCGTGAAGGTGCAGCATACGCTCATCGCGATGCCGGAGAATGACTACCAGCCGCGCTTCGATGACCCCCGCGTGGGCTACTTCATGACGCAGCTCACGGACCAGACTTCCACGGAAGCCACACCCTGGCGCGACTTCATCCACCGCTGGCATCTGGTGAAGAAGGATCCGAACGCGCCCGTGAGCGAGCCGATGGAGCCCATCACCTGGTGGATTGAGAACACCACGCCGCACGAGTTCCGCCCCATCATCATGGAGGCTGGTTTGAAATGGAACCAGTCGTTTGAGAAGATTGGCTTCAAGAACGCCGTGGTCATCAAGGAGCAGCCGGACAATGCTGAATGGGATGCCGACGATATCGACTACAATGTGCTGCGCTGGACCTCCTCGCCCAAGCCGCCCTTCGGTGGTTATGGACCGAGCTTTGTGAATCCTCGCACGGGCCAGATCCTGGGTTCGGACATCATGCTGGAGTTCGCCTTCGTGAAGAACCGCATCTTTGCCCGCCGCCTCTGGAGCGAAGTGGGCATCGTGGGCACGGATGCTGCACAGGGTGGTGGTGAAGACGAGCATGCCTGCATGGCGGGCAATCTCACGCAACAGGGCCTGATGTTCGGCACGAACATGATGCGCCTGCGCAAGGCAGATCAGGTGGACTTCGATGCGATGATCAAGGAGAGCCTCACACAGCTCATCCTGCATGAACTCGGACACACGCTGGGACTGAACCACAACTTCCGCGCCAGCCAGATGCTGAGCCCGGCCGATTTGCAGAAGCGTGAACTGACGCAGAAGACGGCGCTCAGTGGCTCTGTGATGGATTACATGCCCATGAACCTCGGCCCGGACAAGGCGCATCAGGGTCAGTACTACATCACCGACCCGGGGCCCTACGATCACTGGGCCATCGAGTACGGTTACAGCGTCGCAGCGCCGGATGCAGAAGGGGAGAAGCAGCGTCTAGCGGCCATTGCCGGGCGCTCGCATGAGCCGCAACTCGCCTTCGCCAACGACGCGGATGACATGCGCGGAGCGGGTAAGGCCATCGACCCACGTGCCATGATCTATGACATGAGCAGTGACCAGATTACTTATGGTACACAGCGCTGTGAACTCGTCCGCCAGGCGACGGGCAAGCTGCTCGAAGAGTATCCGAAGGACGGCACGAGCTGGCAGGAGCTGACAAATGCGTATGTCTCACTCACGTCCGATGCAGGCAATGCACTCGCCGCCATTTCCCGCTACGTCGGCGGCGTGTATGTGGAGCGTCCTTTCGTGGGACAGGTGAAGCAGGGGGCGCCACAACCTCTGCGCCCCGTGGAGGCGGAGAAGCAACGCGCGGCCATGCAGACTCTGGCGAAGTATGCCTTTGCTCCCGATGCGTGGACGGCGCCTGAAGTGCTCATCTCCCACATGCAGCAGCAGCGCCGCGGGTTCGACTTCCGCAGTGAGGGTGAGGATCCGAAGCTTCACGAGCGCGCACTGAAGATTCAGCGTGGCCTTCTGGATCACCTGATGCACGTGAATACGCAGAACCGCATCCTCGACAGCTCTCTGTATGGCAACAAGTACCCGCTGCATGAAGTGATGTGGGACCTCACCAAGGCCATCATCCATGGAGAGGGTGAGAGAGGTGAGATCTCCACGCAGCGGCAGAACCTGCAGATCGACTATGTGGATCGCCTGCTCGGCATCGTGCAGGGTCGCGGACACCTGCCGGCGGTGCAGAGTGTGGCACTGGCACAGCTTCGTCAGATCCAGACCTACTTCACGGCCCTTCAAGTTAAGGCCCCTGCAGCCAACATCGCCCACATTGAGTTTGTGAAGTACAAGATCGCCCGTGGGCTGGATGAGCAGGGGAGGTAG
- a CDS encoding metallophosphoesterase, protein MISENRRSFLKRFRHFYAPVLLAGGASYGYGTSLERHRLKVEHHDLKLALGERAPRSFRAVSLTDFHFDPLYEEDFVQECVRQANALKPDIVLLTGDYISNTSSRINDFARIIGDLEASTGVYACLGNHDHWDSRTRVAGALNHQHISVLQNHHTRVTCKGGELVIAGLQSAWAGTPNWRNAADGLRKDDRVIALVHEPDFADNLAIDPRVAFQLSGHTHGGQVRVPGWGALILPSWGKRYQAGFYNVGPRKDLKLYVNRGIGTIEHHVRFFCPPEIACFDVVNTDAV, encoded by the coding sequence ATGATTTCAGAGAACCGGCGTTCTTTCCTCAAGAGATTCAGGCACTTCTACGCTCCCGTTCTTTTGGCGGGAGGCGCTTCGTACGGTTATGGGACCTCCCTGGAGAGGCACCGTCTGAAGGTGGAGCACCATGATCTGAAGCTCGCCCTCGGGGAACGGGCGCCACGCAGCTTTCGCGCGGTGTCCCTCACAGACTTCCACTTCGACCCCCTGTACGAGGAGGATTTCGTCCAGGAATGTGTACGCCAGGCCAACGCGCTCAAACCGGACATCGTGCTGCTCACGGGGGATTACATCTCCAACACCAGCAGCCGCATCAATGACTTTGCACGAATCATCGGTGACCTTGAGGCATCCACTGGCGTGTATGCCTGCCTGGGCAATCATGACCACTGGGACAGCCGCACGCGCGTGGCAGGCGCGCTGAATCACCAGCACATCTCGGTCCTGCAGAATCACCACACACGAGTCACGTGCAAGGGCGGAGAGCTGGTGATCGCGGGTTTGCAGAGTGCCTGGGCCGGGACCCCGAACTGGCGGAACGCGGCCGACGGCTTGCGCAAGGATGACCGTGTGATCGCCCTGGTGCATGAGCCAGACTTCGCGGACAACCTCGCCATCGATCCTCGTGTGGCCTTTCAACTTTCAGGTCACACCCATGGCGGTCAAGTGCGCGTGCCCGGATGGGGCGCGCTCATCCTGCCAAGCTGGGGCAAGCGTTATCAGGCAGGCTTCTACAACGTGGGCCCCAGAAAAGATCTCAAGCTCTACGTGAATCGCGGCATCGGCACCATTGAGCACCACGTGCGCTTCTTCTGCCCACCGGAGATTGCGTGCTTTGATGTGGTGAACACGGACGCGGTGTGA
- the alaS gene encoding alanine--tRNA ligase produces the protein MTSAQIRQAFLDFFRDKQHTIVPSSSLMPDSPNLLFTNAGMNQFVPIFLGQIECPYKPGRAADTQKCIRAGGKHNDLDDVGLDTYHHTFFEMLGNWSFGDYFKKEAIAWSWELIVERFKFPPQRVYASIYQPDPGDPSERDQEAWDLWAEKFRSVGLDPDIHIVNGNKKDNFWMMGETGPCGPCSEIHIDLTPEDRTVELEKRGAKLVNAGVPECIEIWNNVFIQFNANPDGTFTPLPAQHVDTGMGFERLCSIIQGTKNFADFKNAKISNYETDVFRPIFDEIEKLSGKKYGSTLPKTGSTGDTEQEKEDVAFRVIADHIRTLSFAIADGIQPGNTDRNYVLRRILRRAVRYGRALGFKEPFFYKLVDVLAQHMGDVFPELRERKQFVKDVLKREEEAFNRTLDKGIALFEAEAEEAKSITGAFAFKLYDEQGFPIDLTELMARERGMKVDVEGFKALMEEQRDRARRAQKKQVITLSEIETKEPTKFIGYDKLTTPATVLEVVSMGDKTAVVLDHSTAYAEMGGQVGDSAVLIHGANSWRVSNTQKSGNTWLHFVEGDEAPVEGSKVELEVDKVRRDAIERHHTVTHLLHWALHEVVSKEATQKGSFVGPDKLTFDFNNAALTPQQVRDVEKLVNERIVENSHVSWQEVPYSEVKARPEIMQFFGDKYGDTVRVVQIGGQPRALNGYSMELCGGTHTRATGEIGLFRIVGEGAVAAGVRRIEATAGLTAYEQSLQDSLRIAALAQQLGTPIADLEKRIDGLISQQKDLEKQLKALQQKQAAAAANELLGKATTGASGVPLIAAQVAGTGDELQGLAEALKGRFQGVVALVGAAGDQVALVASVSPEHTKAIQAGKIIQTIAPIVGGKGGGRPDFARGAGKDASKIADALAKVKELVG, from the coding sequence ATGACCTCCGCGCAAATCCGCCAAGCCTTCCTCGACTTCTTCAGGGACAAGCAGCACACCATCGTGCCCTCCTCCAGCCTGATGCCGGATTCGCCGAACCTTCTGTTCACGAATGCAGGGATGAACCAGTTCGTGCCGATTTTCCTGGGTCAGATCGAGTGCCCCTACAAGCCGGGTCGTGCAGCGGACACGCAGAAGTGCATTCGCGCCGGTGGCAAGCACAATGACCTGGATGACGTGGGCTTGGACACCTATCACCACACCTTCTTTGAGATGCTGGGGAACTGGTCCTTCGGCGACTACTTCAAGAAGGAGGCGATCGCATGGTCCTGGGAATTGATCGTGGAGCGCTTCAAGTTCCCGCCGCAGCGTGTGTACGCGAGCATCTACCAGCCGGACCCCGGTGACCCCTCCGAGCGTGACCAGGAAGCGTGGGATCTGTGGGCGGAGAAGTTCCGTAGTGTGGGTCTCGACCCGGACATCCACATCGTGAACGGGAACAAGAAGGACAACTTCTGGATGATGGGCGAGACCGGCCCCTGCGGTCCGTGCAGCGAAATCCACATCGACCTCACGCCGGAAGACCGCACCGTGGAGCTGGAGAAGCGCGGCGCAAAGCTGGTGAATGCCGGCGTGCCCGAGTGCATTGAGATTTGGAACAACGTGTTCATCCAGTTCAATGCGAATCCGGATGGCACCTTCACGCCGCTGCCTGCGCAGCACGTGGATACCGGCATGGGCTTTGAGCGCTTGTGCTCCATCATCCAGGGCACGAAGAACTTTGCCGACTTCAAGAACGCGAAGATCAGCAACTACGAGACCGATGTCTTCCGCCCCATCTTCGATGAAATCGAAAAGTTGAGTGGCAAGAAGTATGGCAGCACGTTGCCGAAGACTGGCTCGACCGGCGATACGGAGCAGGAGAAGGAAGACGTGGCCTTCCGCGTGATCGCGGACCACATTCGTACCCTCAGCTTTGCGATTGCGGATGGCATCCAGCCTGGCAACACGGATCGCAACTATGTGCTTCGCCGCATTCTGCGTCGCGCGGTGCGCTATGGCCGTGCGCTTGGGTTCAAAGAACCCTTCTTCTACAAGCTGGTGGACGTCTTGGCCCAGCACATGGGTGATGTGTTCCCTGAGCTTCGTGAGCGGAAGCAGTTCGTGAAGGATGTGCTCAAGCGCGAGGAAGAAGCGTTCAACAGGACGCTGGACAAGGGGATTGCGCTTTTCGAGGCGGAAGCAGAAGAAGCGAAGTCAATCACCGGCGCCTTTGCCTTCAAGCTCTACGATGAGCAGGGTTTCCCGATCGACCTCACCGAACTCATGGCGCGCGAACGCGGTATGAAGGTGGATGTGGAGGGCTTCAAGGCGCTCATGGAAGAGCAGCGCGACCGTGCTCGCAGGGCCCAGAAGAAGCAGGTCATCACCCTCAGTGAAATCGAAACCAAGGAGCCCACGAAGTTCATTGGTTACGACAAACTCACTACGCCTGCCACGGTGTTGGAAGTGGTCTCCATGGGAGACAAGACTGCGGTCGTGCTCGATCACAGCACCGCGTACGCGGAGATGGGGGGGCAGGTTGGCGACAGCGCCGTGCTCATCCATGGCGCGAATTCCTGGCGCGTGAGCAACACGCAGAAGTCTGGTAACACCTGGCTGCATTTTGTGGAAGGAGACGAAGCGCCCGTGGAAGGCTCCAAGGTGGAACTGGAAGTGGACAAGGTTCGCCGGGATGCCATCGAACGTCATCACACGGTGACGCACTTGCTGCATTGGGCACTGCACGAGGTGGTTTCCAAGGAGGCGACCCAAAAGGGCTCCTTCGTAGGACCAGACAAGCTGACCTTTGACTTCAATAACGCTGCACTGACGCCCCAGCAGGTGCGTGACGTGGAGAAGCTCGTGAATGAGCGCATCGTGGAGAACAGCCATGTCTCCTGGCAGGAAGTGCCCTACTCGGAAGTGAAGGCGCGTCCGGAGATCATGCAATTCTTCGGAGACAAGTACGGCGATACCGTCCGCGTTGTTCAGATCGGCGGCCAGCCTCGCGCGCTGAATGGCTACAGCATGGAACTCTGCGGTGGCACCCACACCCGTGCCACGGGTGAGATTGGTCTTTTCCGCATCGTCGGGGAGGGCGCGGTGGCTGCCGGCGTGCGCCGTATCGAGGCCACCGCGGGTCTCACCGCCTATGAGCAGTCCCTGCAGGACAGCTTGCGCATCGCGGCACTCGCGCAGCAGCTGGGCACACCCATCGCGGACCTGGAGAAGCGCATCGACGGCCTGATTTCCCAGCAGAAGGATCTTGAGAAGCAACTCAAGGCGTTGCAGCAGAAGCAGGCTGCGGCGGCTGCGAATGAGCTGCTCGGCAAAGCGACCACCGGTGCTTCCGGTGTGCCTCTGATTGCCGCCCAGGTGGCAGGCACCGGCGATGAACTTCAGGGTCTCGCCGAGGCACTCAAGGGCCGTTTCCAGGGCGTGGTGGCCCTCGTGGGTGCTGCGGGTGATCAAGTGGCCCTCGTGGCCTCCGTCTCGCCGGAGCACACCAAGGCCATCCAGGCCGGCAAGATCATCCAGACCATTGCCCCCATCGTCGGTGGCAAGGGCGGCGGTCGCCCCGACTTCGCCCGTGGCGCCGGTAAGGACGCCTCGAAGATCGCCGACGCACTGGCCAAGGTAAAGGAACTGGTGGGCTGA
- a CDS encoding type II secretion system F family protein codes for MTNRQRAQIFHEMGKLLRAGVHLDRSVDLLLEQGPAAPVRSWLEGLKQGLAARLSVAEAVAKNGATRPLETSLLAAGEKGGRLENSFEHLASYYDLRQRSRDKAIGALIYPFILLHLGLFVPDFGGIMQGKGLGGLLPDFLNRLIIAWTLILAVGIAAKMALKAATTSTAIDGLLNSIPLVGGVRRHWALARFCQVFQTCLLAALRISDTLRLAGDASQSAVLEDAGKQAAAKVEKGEQLTPSMRGTGAFPITFMQSIATAEETGTLDIEMGRWAAAESELASQAQNRAAEWLPRIFYVIVVFYVAYRIVSGFASYFNGLNSMLGA; via the coding sequence ATGACCAACCGCCAGCGCGCGCAGATTTTTCATGAGATGGGCAAACTCCTGCGCGCGGGAGTGCACCTGGATCGCTCGGTGGATCTCCTCCTGGAGCAGGGCCCTGCAGCACCGGTGCGGAGCTGGCTGGAAGGTCTGAAACAGGGGCTCGCCGCCCGACTGAGCGTGGCGGAGGCTGTGGCGAAGAATGGGGCTACGCGTCCCCTTGAAACCAGCCTGCTCGCAGCCGGAGAAAAGGGAGGCAGGCTGGAGAATTCCTTCGAACACCTGGCGAGCTACTATGACCTGCGCCAGCGGAGCCGGGACAAGGCGATTGGAGCGCTCATCTATCCCTTCATCCTCCTGCACCTCGGTCTTTTCGTTCCGGACTTCGGCGGGATCATGCAGGGAAAAGGGCTCGGAGGATTGCTCCCGGACTTTCTAAACCGGCTCATCATCGCCTGGACGTTGATCCTGGCAGTGGGGATAGCTGCGAAGATGGCCTTGAAAGCTGCAACGACGTCCACGGCAATTGACGGGTTGCTGAATTCGATACCCCTCGTGGGCGGTGTCCGCCGCCATTGGGCGCTGGCCCGTTTCTGTCAGGTGTTCCAGACCTGCCTGCTCGCCGCCCTGCGCATCTCGGACACACTGAGGCTGGCTGGCGATGCCTCGCAGAGTGCCGTGCTGGAGGACGCCGGCAAACAAGCGGCAGCGAAGGTGGAAAAGGGTGAGCAACTCACCCCTTCCATGCGCGGTACAGGGGCCTTTCCCATCACCTTCATGCAATCCATCGCCACCGCTGAGGAAACCGGTACGCTCGACATCGAAATGGGACGCTGGGCCGCAGCGGAATCCGAGCTTGCCTCCCAAGCGCAAAACCGGGCAGCGGAATGGCTGCCACGCATCTTCTACGTCATCGTCGTGTTTTACGTTGCGTACCGAATCGTGAGTGGGTTTGCCAGCTACTTCAACGGGTTGAACAGCATGCTGGGTGCGTAG
- a CDS encoding DUF4870 domain-containing protein, whose amino-acid sequence MPPSYPSGQALPPPPQPPPNFPGAEERQMAMWCHLASLAGYLVPFGNVIGPLVIWLSKRETMPLVDREGKESVNFQISVTIYALVSLVLAFFCIGIPLLIAVGVFAVVFAVLASIEASKGNSYKYPLCIRFIN is encoded by the coding sequence ATGCCACCTTCTTACCCCTCGGGTCAGGCTCTCCCTCCACCACCCCAGCCCCCACCCAACTTCCCCGGCGCTGAGGAAAGGCAGATGGCCATGTGGTGCCACCTCGCCAGCCTCGCCGGCTACCTGGTTCCATTCGGCAATGTGATCGGGCCTCTCGTGATCTGGCTCAGCAAGCGCGAGACCATGCCCCTGGTGGATCGGGAAGGAAAGGAGTCGGTGAATTTCCAGATCTCCGTCACCATCTATGCTCTTGTTTCGCTGGTTCTGGCGTTCTTCTGCATCGGCATTCCCCTGCTCATCGCCGTGGGTGTGTTTGCGGTCGTCTTTGCCGTCCTTGCCTCCATCGAAGCCAGCAAGGGAAACTCGTACAAATACCCTCTCTGCATCCGTTTCATCAATTGA